From the genome of Paraburkholderia aromaticivorans, one region includes:
- a CDS encoding 2-hydroxyacid dehydrogenase: MRVILFSSRQYDSDTFSEANAAHRYELHFQESHLDSETAVLAQGYEVVCPFVNDRVDAAVLERLHAGGTRMIALRSAGFNHVDLAAAERLGITVARVPAYSPHAVAEHAVGLILALNRRLPRAAARTREGDFSLHGLLGFDLHGKTVGVIGTGMIGRVFGRIMAGFGMQVLAHDPGTPAGDLLALGARYVPLDTLLAESDVVSLHCPLVAGTYHLIDGPALAKMKRGAMLINTGRGGLVESNALIGALKDGQLGHLGLDVYEEEGGLFFEDHSNLPLQDDVLARLLMFPNVIVTAHQAFFTREAMSEIAQTTLANVAAWQAGTPRNVVRATA; this comes from the coding sequence ATGCGCGTGATTCTGTTCAGCAGCCGCCAATACGACAGCGACACGTTCAGCGAGGCCAATGCGGCGCATCGCTATGAATTGCATTTCCAGGAATCGCACCTCGACAGCGAGACCGCCGTCCTCGCTCAAGGCTATGAAGTGGTGTGTCCGTTCGTCAACGATCGCGTCGACGCGGCCGTGCTGGAGCGGCTCCACGCCGGCGGCACGCGCATGATCGCGTTGCGCTCGGCGGGCTTCAATCACGTCGATCTGGCCGCGGCCGAGCGTCTCGGCATCACGGTCGCGCGGGTGCCGGCCTACTCGCCGCACGCGGTGGCCGAACATGCGGTCGGTTTGATTCTGGCGCTGAACCGGCGCCTGCCGCGCGCCGCCGCACGCACGCGCGAAGGCGACTTTTCGCTGCACGGACTGCTCGGCTTCGATCTGCACGGCAAGACCGTGGGCGTGATCGGCACCGGCATGATCGGTCGCGTGTTCGGCCGCATCATGGCAGGCTTCGGCATGCAGGTGCTCGCGCACGACCCCGGCACGCCCGCCGGCGACCTGCTCGCGCTAGGCGCTCGCTACGTGCCGCTCGACACGTTGCTCGCCGAGTCCGATGTCGTCAGCCTGCATTGTCCGCTGGTGGCGGGCACGTACCATCTGATCGACGGCCCCGCGCTTGCAAAAATGAAGCGCGGCGCGATGCTGATCAACACGGGCCGCGGCGGTCTCGTCGAAAGCAATGCGCTGATCGGTGCGTTGAAGGACGGCCAGCTCGGTCACCTCGGGCTCGACGTGTACGAGGAGGAAGGCGGCCTGTTCTTCGAGGATCACTCGAACCTGCCCTTGCAGGACGACGTGCTGGCGCGTCTGCTGATGTTCCCGAACGTGATCGTCACCGCGCACCAGGCGTTCTTCACCCGCGAGGCGATGAGCGAGATCGCCCAGACCACGCTCGCGAACGTCGCGGCGTGGCAGGCCGGCACGCCGCGCAACGTGGTGCGCGCGACGGCTTAA
- a CDS encoding bifunctional aspartate transaminase/aspartate 4-decarboxylase has protein sequence MAKEKGDKKHVDMAQPGMSALSPFELKDELIKAAGGSAVERPANVSMLNAGRGNPNFLATIPRHGFWQLGLFAMRESERSFAYMPEGVGGFPRHDGLEERFDLFLRENKGVAGIDFLRGAVSYVRDQLGYSAGDFLYEMCEGILASNYPVPDRMLKLSELIVGQYLRKEMIGDHPFVGEFDIFAVEGGTAAMTYIFNTLRENHLIKAGDTIALGMPIFTPYIEIPRLNDYRLNVVNLEADVANGWQYSKKELDKLRDPKVKAFFLVNPSNPPSVKINDESLQYIAEIVKERPDLILLTDDVYGTFADDFVSLFALAPKNTILVYSYSKYFGATGWRLGTIATHRDNVLDRLIAELPKDTKKQLHERYESITTEPDKLKFIDRLVADSRTVALNHTAGLSTPQQVQMVLFSLFSLMDTPDAYKNALKRLIRKRKQALYEEVGISFEDDDPNQVDYYTILDVEFLGERMFGREFVDWLLKNTQPSEMLFRLAREARVVLLPGLGFGTQHPSGRVSLANLNEADYRQIGRALRKLIEEYVERFNAATGKKLDKTAVK, from the coding sequence ATGGCAAAAGAGAAGGGCGACAAGAAACACGTGGATATGGCGCAACCGGGCATGTCGGCGCTGAGTCCGTTCGAGTTGAAGGACGAACTGATCAAGGCCGCCGGCGGCAGCGCCGTGGAGCGGCCCGCCAACGTGTCGATGCTGAACGCCGGGCGCGGCAACCCGAATTTTCTCGCGACCATTCCGCGCCACGGTTTCTGGCAACTCGGCCTCTTTGCGATGCGCGAATCGGAGCGCTCGTTCGCATACATGCCAGAGGGCGTGGGCGGCTTTCCGCGGCACGACGGCCTCGAGGAACGCTTCGATCTGTTCCTGCGCGAGAACAAGGGCGTGGCCGGCATCGACTTTCTGCGCGGTGCGGTGTCGTACGTGCGCGATCAGCTGGGTTACTCGGCCGGCGACTTTCTCTACGAAATGTGCGAGGGCATTCTCGCCTCGAACTACCCGGTGCCGGACCGCATGCTGAAGCTGTCCGAACTGATCGTCGGGCAGTATCTGCGCAAGGAGATGATCGGCGACCATCCTTTTGTCGGCGAATTCGACATATTCGCGGTGGAAGGCGGCACGGCCGCGATGACGTACATCTTCAACACCCTGCGCGAGAATCACCTGATCAAGGCGGGCGACACGATCGCGCTCGGCATGCCGATCTTCACGCCGTACATCGAGATTCCGCGCTTGAACGACTACCGGTTGAACGTCGTCAATCTCGAAGCCGACGTGGCCAATGGCTGGCAGTATTCGAAGAAGGAACTCGACAAGCTGCGCGATCCGAAGGTGAAGGCGTTCTTTCTCGTGAACCCGAGCAATCCGCCTTCGGTGAAGATCAATGACGAAAGCCTTCAATACATTGCCGAGATCGTCAAGGAACGGCCCGATCTGATCCTGCTGACCGACGACGTGTACGGCACCTTTGCCGACGACTTCGTCTCGTTGTTCGCACTCGCGCCGAAGAACACCATTCTCGTGTATTCGTACTCGAAATATTTCGGTGCGACCGGCTGGCGCCTCGGCACCATCGCGACGCATCGCGACAACGTGCTCGACAGGCTGATCGCCGAGTTGCCGAAAGACACGAAGAAGCAGTTGCACGAGCGTTACGAATCGATCACGACGGAGCCGGACAAGCTCAAGTTCATCGACCGGCTGGTGGCCGACAGCCGCACGGTCGCGCTGAATCACACCGCGGGTCTGTCGACGCCGCAGCAGGTGCAGATGGTGCTGTTTTCGCTGTTCTCGCTGATGGACACGCCGGACGCCTACAAGAACGCGTTGAAGCGTTTGATTCGCAAGCGCAAGCAGGCGCTTTACGAAGAGGTCGGCATTTCCTTCGAGGACGACGATCCGAATCAGGTCGACTACTACACGATCCTCGACGTCGAGTTCCTCGGCGAGCGGATGTTCGGGCGTGAGTTCGTCGACTGGCTGTTGAAGAACACCCAGCCTTCCGAAATGCTGTTCCGCCTCGCTCGCGAGGCGCGGGTCGTGCTGCTGCCGGGGCTTGGCTTCGGCACGCAGCATCCGTCGGGGCGCGTGTCGTTGGCGAACCTGAACGAAGCCGACTACCGGCAGATCGGGCGCGCGTTGCGCAAGCTGATCGAGGAGTATGTCGAGCGTTTCAACGCGGCGACCGGCAAGAAACTCGATAAGACAGCGGTGAAATGA
- the aspT gene encoding aspartate-alanine antiporter, with product MIGELLRSQPEIALFASLAIGYFIGSFRIGPIQLGGVCGTLIVALLLGQTGARLAPDLKNIAFALFIFALGFTGGPQFFANIGRGWRYGLLSVVEIVSVLALIMIAVAVMRLDAGTAAGLLAGAATESAVIGTASEAIAKLGFSDAETLRLQANIVTAYSVSYLFGLITIVLFTSQFAPLLLRVNLRDEAERVWRKLGGEGAYGEGQRAAAPALVGRAFHVGAAAGTTIRAFEQQYGFNLTVERVRRNGAEVPAEPQLTLAPGDVILVGGRREAIVAAAAGLGEEVDGAEFGQVMAEKLDVVLTRRDLHGLTVAQVRDQATPENGRGIYIAAVTRLETTVPALPGTELNRGDVLTLVGAKADVQRGAKLLGYMVVATQKTDFVYLGLGVLVGMAIGHLGGRVGGVSLALGTGGGCLLSGLLFGWIRSRYPVIGSLPSAAAQILKDFGLATFIAAVGLSAGPDAIKLVREYGLALPLAGILMVLVPGLLSLWIGRMFLKLEAPMLLGAIAGQQCSTPAISALVGVTGNSTPVIGYTITYALSNILLPLMGPVVVGLAGKFH from the coding sequence ATGATCGGTGAATTGCTGAGATCTCAACCCGAGATCGCGCTGTTCGCAAGCCTTGCAATCGGATATTTCATTGGTTCTTTCCGCATCGGGCCCATTCAGCTGGGCGGCGTATGCGGGACGTTGATCGTTGCGTTGCTATTGGGTCAGACCGGCGCACGCCTTGCGCCCGACCTGAAGAACATCGCGTTTGCGTTGTTCATCTTCGCACTGGGCTTCACCGGCGGACCGCAGTTCTTCGCCAACATCGGGCGCGGCTGGCGCTACGGTCTGCTGTCGGTGGTCGAGATCGTCTCGGTGCTGGCGTTGATCATGATCGCGGTGGCCGTCATGCGGCTCGACGCCGGCACGGCGGCCGGCCTGCTGGCCGGCGCCGCGACGGAGTCCGCCGTGATCGGCACGGCGTCCGAGGCGATTGCCAAGCTCGGCTTCAGCGACGCCGAAACGCTGCGCCTGCAGGCGAACATCGTGACCGCGTACAGCGTGAGCTACCTGTTCGGGCTGATCACCATCGTGCTCTTCACCAGCCAGTTCGCACCGTTGCTGCTGCGCGTCAATCTGCGCGACGAGGCCGAGCGCGTGTGGCGCAAGCTCGGCGGTGAAGGCGCGTACGGCGAGGGGCAGCGCGCCGCGGCGCCGGCACTGGTGGGCCGCGCGTTCCACGTGGGCGCGGCAGCCGGCACGACGATCCGCGCGTTCGAGCAGCAGTACGGCTTCAACCTGACGGTCGAGCGCGTGCGGCGCAACGGCGCTGAAGTGCCGGCCGAGCCGCAACTCACGCTCGCGCCCGGCGACGTCATTCTGGTGGGCGGGCGGCGCGAAGCGATCGTGGCGGCCGCGGCCGGTCTCGGTGAAGAAGTGGACGGCGCGGAGTTCGGCCAGGTGATGGCCGAGAAGCTCGACGTGGTGCTGACGCGCCGCGATCTGCACGGCCTGACCGTCGCGCAGGTACGCGATCAGGCGACGCCGGAAAACGGCCGCGGCATCTACATCGCGGCGGTCACCCGGCTCGAGACCACGGTGCCCGCGCTGCCCGGCACCGAACTCAATCGCGGCGACGTGCTGACGCTGGTGGGCGCAAAGGCGGATGTCCAGCGCGGTGCGAAGCTCCTCGGCTACATGGTGGTGGCCACGCAGAAGACCGACTTCGTTTATCTGGGACTCGGCGTGCTGGTCGGCATGGCGATCGGTCATCTCGGCGGGCGGGTCGGCGGCGTGTCGCTCGCGCTCGGCACCGGCGGCGGCTGTCTGCTGTCAGGGCTGCTGTTCGGCTGGATCCGTTCGCGTTACCCGGTGATCGGTTCGTTGCCTTCGGCGGCGGCGCAGATCCTCAAGGACTTCGGCCTTGCCACTTTCATCGCCGCGGTGGGTTTGTCGGCGGGACCGGACGCCATCAAGCTGGTGCGCGAGTACGGGCTGGCATTGCCGCTGGCGGGGATTCTGATGGTGCTCGTACCCGGCCTGCTGTCGCTATGGATTGGCCGCATGTTCCTCAAGCTCGAGGCGCCCATGCTGCTCGGCGCGATTGCCGGCCAGCAATGCAGCACGCCCGCGATCAGCGCACTGGTGGGCGTCACCGGCAACTCCACCCCGGTGATCGGCTACACGATCACGTATGCACTCTCGAACATTCTGTTGCCGCTGATGGGACCAGTGGTAGTCGGCCTCGCCGGGAAATTCCACTAG
- a CDS encoding plasmid fertility inhibition factor family protein: MLLSQSARSFSALLTRWRFFASLSSLPLPLSNSSSTAAPACAETVWIVPLQEHSWYDHVRLKRVFVTDGTRHQVVLVDVRKLLACADRDNTDYVLKPVAEWHSGKVRGIREFLDPENPRIPQMPYVTISTRRGPGLLGWVGLEREGVVAFRNGQHRARYLAAAGARWFPVEVHEREATLLRELCGAADDARTVVRATPLGGSGGV; encoded by the coding sequence ATGCTTCTTTCACAATCGGCTCGTAGCTTTAGCGCTCTCCTAACGCGCTGGCGATTTTTCGCCAGCTTATCGAGCCTGCCTTTGCCCTTGTCCAACTCATCGTCAACTGCCGCGCCGGCTTGTGCCGAGACGGTCTGGATCGTGCCGCTGCAAGAGCATTCATGGTACGACCATGTGCGCCTGAAGCGCGTTTTCGTCACGGACGGTACGCGCCATCAGGTGGTACTCGTCGACGTGCGCAAGCTGCTGGCCTGCGCCGATCGCGACAACACGGATTATGTTTTGAAGCCGGTCGCCGAATGGCATTCCGGCAAGGTGCGCGGCATTCGCGAGTTTCTCGATCCGGAGAACCCGCGCATTCCGCAGATGCCGTACGTGACGATCTCGACGCGTCGCGGGCCGGGTCTGCTCGGCTGGGTGGGGCTGGAGCGCGAAGGGGTGGTGGCGTTTCGCAACGGCCAGCACCGCGCGCGCTACCTGGCCGCCGCGGGTGCGCGCTGGTTTCCGGTGGAAGTGCATGAGCGCGAGGCGACGTTGCTGCGTGAGCTTTGCGGCGCGGCCGACGATGCGCGCACGGTCGTCCGCGCGACTCCGCTGGGTGGCAGTGGCGGCGTCTGA
- the aspT gene encoding aspartate-alanine antiporter, giving the protein MDWLHHIFQKSPEMALFLSLAAGYFIGQINFGKFQLGGVGGSLLAAVVISQAGVTIDNGVKSVMFAVFIYAVGYDSGPGFFNSLNRKTLREIAMAVFLAVTALITVVVCAKLFHLNKGLAAGLAGGALTQSAIIGTAGDAIARLGLPADQVKSLQSDVAIAYAVTYVFGSLGAIIVCVNILPKFMGQSLRDASLEVERELASGATATGPGQLSALPEMVGRAYKIDVSAGKTVKAVETLHRDLLTIERIKRDGQPLDPAPDLVLKPNDVVLVVGRREAVVEFGAAGGEVATVEDVGVVMQTREGVFTRKGMNHTTIAAARQVVDRDMRHGVYIQSISRAGQPLPVLPETILEHGDVITFYGSPKDTKRAVEAAGYELPYTNKTDFIYMGVGLVLGLLIGLIVVDVAGIPLTLGSGGGCLLAGLLFGWMRGKYPMYGVMPTAASQLLKDFGLAAFVAVVGLNSGLQAVVTVKQSGMTIFLLGVFVTLFPLLLTMLFGRYVLKYDNAAILAGALTGSRSANPAFGGVLDKAESAVPTVPFAITYAIANVALTLLGPLVVGLV; this is encoded by the coding sequence ATGGACTGGCTACATCACATTTTTCAGAAATCACCGGAAATGGCGCTGTTTCTGTCGCTTGCGGCGGGCTACTTCATCGGACAGATCAACTTCGGCAAGTTTCAGCTGGGCGGCGTGGGCGGGTCGTTGCTGGCCGCGGTGGTCATCAGTCAGGCGGGTGTGACGATCGACAACGGCGTGAAGTCGGTCATGTTCGCGGTCTTCATCTACGCGGTGGGCTACGACTCCGGTCCGGGCTTCTTCAATTCGCTGAACCGCAAGACGCTGCGCGAGATCGCGATGGCCGTGTTTCTGGCGGTCACCGCGCTGATTACCGTGGTGGTGTGCGCGAAGCTGTTCCACCTCAACAAGGGGCTCGCCGCCGGACTGGCGGGCGGCGCGCTGACGCAATCGGCGATCATCGGCACGGCGGGCGACGCGATCGCGCGTCTCGGCCTGCCCGCCGATCAGGTCAAGTCGCTGCAATCGGACGTGGCGATCGCCTATGCGGTCACCTACGTGTTCGGCTCGCTGGGCGCGATCATCGTATGCGTGAATATTCTGCCGAAATTCATGGGGCAAAGTTTGCGCGATGCCTCGCTCGAAGTGGAGCGTGAGTTGGCCTCGGGTGCGACGGCCACCGGGCCGGGGCAACTCTCGGCGTTGCCCGAAATGGTCGGCCGCGCGTACAAGATCGATGTCAGCGCCGGCAAAACGGTGAAGGCGGTCGAGACGCTGCATCGCGATCTGTTGACGATCGAGCGGATCAAGCGTGACGGCCAGCCGCTCGATCCGGCGCCCGATCTGGTGCTCAAGCCCAACGACGTGGTGCTGGTGGTCGGCCGCCGCGAGGCGGTGGTCGAATTCGGCGCGGCGGGCGGCGAGGTGGCCACCGTCGAAGATGTCGGCGTCGTCATGCAGACGCGCGAAGGCGTGTTCACGCGCAAGGGCATGAACCACACGACGATCGCCGCCGCGCGGCAAGTGGTGGATCGCGATATGCGGCACGGCGTCTACATCCAGAGTATTTCGCGTGCCGGTCAGCCACTGCCGGTCCTGCCGGAAACCATCCTGGAGCACGGCGATGTCATCACTTTCTACGGTTCGCCGAAAGACACCAAGCGCGCCGTCGAGGCAGCCGGCTACGAGCTGCCGTATACCAACAAGACCGACTTCATCTATATGGGCGTCGGCCTCGTGCTCGGTCTGTTGATCGGGCTGATCGTCGTCGATGTCGCCGGCATTCCGCTCACGCTCGGCTCGGGTGGCGGCTGCCTGCTGGCCGGTCTGCTGTTCGGCTGGATGCGCGGCAAGTATCCGATGTATGGCGTGATGCCGACAGCGGCCTCGCAACTGCTGAAGGACTTCGGCCTCGCGGCCTTCGTGGCGGTGGTCGGTTTGAACTCCGGCCTGCAGGCCGTGGTCACCGTCAAACAGAGCGGCATGACGATCTTCCTGCTCGGCGTGTTCGTCACGTTGTTTCCGCTGTTGCTCACCATGCTGTTCGGCCGCTACGTGCTGAAGTACGACAACGCGGCCATTCTGGCCGGCGCGCTGACCGGCTCGCGCAGTGCGAATCCGGCGTTCGGCGGCGTGCTCGACAAGGCGGAAAGCGCCGTGCCGACCGTGCCGTTCGCGATCACGTACGCGATCGCGAACGTCGCGTTGACGCTGCTCGGACCGCTCGTGGTCGGCCTCGTCTAG
- a CDS encoding pyridoxal-phosphate-dependent aminotransferase family protein yields the protein MPTSSITSAFSAVPCPVVESLDAILPEEPLLMMGAGPVPIPAAVAKANAIVINHLGETMVKVIGQVKSMARYVFQTNSKWVLGVAGPGSAAMEMAISNLAWDGTRVLSIKNGFFSERMAEMGRRVGARVSTLDVADRSVASLEEIAEAIRRERPEIVTVVQGETSNTVWNYRLKEIAALAKAAGALVIVDAVCTLSTMPLEMDAWGIDAVITGGQKGLSSIPGVSLIAFSDAAWERVKGRTAPNAHWCLDARLAENFWHNAGYHYTAPVSGVLALHEALRLVCAETLEKRFARHLRCSLALQDGVVAMGLRLYAPQACRLNSVVGIEVPDGLSPADVCAHISRMHQVEISGSFGLPIVRVGQMGEQCREHNLFRTVHALGRTMVDLGVKVDLPAGVAALERGLSGGR from the coding sequence ATGCCGACTTCATCCATCACATCCGCATTTTCCGCAGTGCCCTGTCCGGTTGTCGAGTCGCTCGACGCCATTCTTCCCGAAGAGCCGCTCCTGATGATGGGCGCCGGCCCCGTGCCGATTCCCGCGGCGGTGGCCAAGGCCAACGCGATCGTGATCAATCACCTGGGCGAAACGATGGTGAAGGTGATCGGCCAGGTGAAGTCGATGGCGCGCTACGTGTTCCAGACGAACTCGAAATGGGTGCTGGGTGTGGCCGGACCTGGCTCGGCCGCGATGGAAATGGCGATCTCGAACCTTGCGTGGGATGGCACGCGTGTGCTGTCCATCAAGAACGGTTTCTTCAGCGAACGGATGGCGGAAATGGGCCGGCGCGTGGGTGCGCGGGTCAGCACGCTCGATGTCGCCGACCGCTCTGTGGCGAGCCTCGAAGAGATTGCCGAGGCGATCCGGCGTGAGCGTCCGGAGATCGTGACGGTGGTGCAGGGCGAGACGTCCAATACGGTGTGGAATTATCGGCTGAAGGAGATTGCCGCTTTGGCGAAAGCGGCCGGCGCGCTGGTGATCGTCGATGCGGTTTGCACGTTGAGCACGATGCCGTTGGAGATGGATGCCTGGGGGATCGATGCGGTGATTACGGGTGGGCAGAAGGGGTTGTCGTCGATTCCGGGCGTGTCGTTGATTGCGTTTTCAGATGCGGCGTGGGAGAGGGTAAAGGGGCGCACGGCGCCGAACGCTCATTGGTGTCTGGATGCGAGGCTTGCTGAGAATTTTTGGCATAACGCGGGGTATCACTATACGGCGCCTGTTTCTGGGGTTCTGGCTTTGCATGAGGCTTTGCGGCTGGTGTGTGCCGAGACGCTCGAGAAGCGCTTTGCCCGGCATTTGAGGTGTTCGCTGGCGTTGCAGGATGGGGTGGTGGCGATGGGGTTGCGGTTGTATGCGCCGCAGGCTTGTCGGTTGAATTCTGTTGTCGGGATTGAGGTGCCTGATGGGCTCAGTCCTGCGGATGTTTGTGCGCATATCTCGCGGATGCATCAGGTGGAGATTTCGGGGTCGTTTGGGTTGCCGATTGTTCGCGTCGGGCAGATGGGGGAGCAGTGTCGGGAACATAATCTTTTTCGTACTGTGCATGCGCTCGGGCGGACTATGGTTGATCTCGGGGTTAAGGTGGATTTGCCGGCGGGGGTTGCGGCTTTGGAGAGAGGGTTGTCGGGGGGGAGGTGA